In the Streptomyces spororaveus genome, ACGGTCGACTCCTTCAGGGACGCACTGGCCCGCCACCGCGGACGCCCGATCGTGATGGAGCCGCTGCCCGATCTCGGATTCGCCTCACCGTGCGGGGCGTGGATCGCCCTGCCCAGCCTGGACGTCATCTTCTACGAGCAGAAGACCAGTCCGGCCCACCAGGACCTGATCAAGCTCCACGAACTCGGCCACGTGCTGTGCGGGCACACCCACAACGTCGAACTGGCCCAGCTCGCACAGGCCCTCTCCGAACTGACCCCGGACCTCGTCGTACGGACGCTCGGCGCCGCGCGCATCAACTTCGCCTCCGTCGAGGAACAGGAGGCCGAGATGATCGCCGTGCTCCTGGCCGACCTCGCCGGCGCCGACCGGGTCGGCACCCCCTCCTCACGCCGGCTGGCCACCAGCCTCGCCCACCCGGTGCGCCGCATGCGCCGCTGGCGGGGCAACTGATGTACTCCATATACCACTTCACCCTGCCCGCCCTCATGTGGGCCATGGTGCTCTGGCGTGCCCCCTCCGCCCTGGGCGGCACGCGCGCCTCCCGGTTCCTGTGGGGGTTCCTCGCCGCGATCGCCGTCGCACTGACGACCAGACCGCCCGAGGTGGACCTCCTCATCCGGGGCCTCACCGGGTCACCCGACCTGTCCGTGCTGGTCAAACACCTCGCCGGGCTGGCGTCGAACTACTGCGCCGTGGAGTACGTGATCGCGGTCCACGGCCGCGGACCGCGCCGGGCGGCGGCCGTGTGGCTGCGCCTCGCCTTCGTGGCGGCCGCCGCACTGGCCCTCACCGTGCTGTTCGTCTTCTTCTTCGAGCACGACCCCGGCGCCCCGCCGACCCGGGTGACCGACGCCCACCTCGGCGACCCGGCGGTGCGCCTGTACGAGAGCATCGTCTACGTCTACCTCGGCATCGCCACGGCCCTGTCGGCGAAGCTCTTCTGGTCGAACCGCCGCAGCGTGCCCGCGGGACTCCTGCGCGCCGGAGTCGTGTGCCTGGCCGGCGGCGGCGCGATGGGCTTCGTCTACACCATGTACCGGGTGGTGTTCCTCGCCCACCAGGAGAGCCGGCCGGACGTCCCGGGGCGCGGAACCCCCGATGCCGTTTCCGAGATCCTCCCGGTGATCTCCCTCCTCCTCATCCTCGTGGGCGTGGGCCTGCCGCCGCTGCGGACGCTCGTCCGCTACGTCGGCGACCAGTACGCGCTGTGGCGCCTGCACCCGCTGTGGTCGGACCTGCTCCACGCCGTCCCGTCGGTCGCGTTCGGACCGCGCATGGGCCGGACGCGCGACCTGTTCGTCACAGGGGACCGGACCCTCGACGTGGCCCACCGGGCCTTCGAGATCCGCGACGCCTGCCTCGTCCTCCGGGACCGCTCCGCGGCGACGGGGGCGCAGCAGCCCGCGGAGGCCCCCGGCGACGCACACCCCGGAGGCGGGGTGCCGACCGCCCGGGCGGAGGCGGAGTGGCTGTTCTCGGTGCTCCACGGGGAGCCGGACGCCTGCCAAGCCCCCGCGCCGCCCCCGGCGCACAGCAGGACGCCCGCCGAGGAGGTGGCCTGGCTGCTCAAGGTCGCCTCGGCCTACGGGCAGTTGCCCCGCGGGGGCGCCGAGGCGGTGCGGCGGGCGGCGGGCCAGGAGGTCCGGTAGGGGGCATCGCCGCAGGTCGGCGGGGGCCGCGTCCTGATGCGGCCAGTCCTAATGCTGACGTCCGCATCGCCTTCCCCGGGGTCTTCGGGGTCGGCAGGATAGTGCTCACCGGAACGGCGGGGGAGGCAACTCCCGGCCGGACCCGGGGGCCACGGCGCCAACCGCCTGTCCCGAACTTCCTGCTCACGTCACACCTGGGGGAAACCGCCATGTCCACGACCGCCCGCCTACTCGCCACCGTCTTCGCCGCCTCGGTCCTGTCCGGTGTGGCGGCCCCCCTCGCGTCTGCCGCCACGACGGCGACGGACCCGAAGGGCATCGGCTGGGACGTCATCCCGGCCCACGCGACGGTGTCCGTGTCCGCGGCGGGCGCGTCGGACAACGGCATCGGCTGGGACTGACCCCGCGGTGCTACCCGTCCATCTCACCTTGATGCCGACGGGAGGAACCCTGCCGACCGACCACCAGGCACACGCCCTGGTCGACGCCCTGTGGGCCCACGCCACACCCGACTGCGGCATGGAACACATCAGGGCCCGCACGCATCCGGACGGCATCGGGATCGTCCTCTTCATCCGCGCCGCCCGCACCGACATCGCACAGGCCAAAGTCCGCCGCCTCGTCGTCGACACGCTCGCCTCGGGCGGCACCGGAGTCCACGGCTACTCCGTCACGTTCCACCCCTGATCGAGGCCCCGCGCATCGCGGTCCGCCCGCCCGTCGAGGGCCGGCCGGCCTCTCTCCCCTGTCTTCCCCGCTCTTCCGGCGGCGCCCAGGCCCAACGGCCGGCCCGTCGACCGACGCTGCCTCCAAGGAGACTTCATGCCCAGCAAGTCCGGCGTGGCCCGCGCCACCGGCACCCTCGTGGCCCTCTCCCTCGCCACGGCCGTCCTCGCCTCCGCACCCGTCAACGCCGCCCAGGTGGACGCGCCGTCCGCCGCCGCCGTCGCGGCGGTCGCCGCCACCGCGGACGTCGAGCGTCCGCAGGGCAAGCCGGAGCCCCTCAAGACCGAGGGGGCCGGCAAGAGCACCTTCTCCGGCGCGGCGGCCGCGCAGAGCGCCGCCGCCCCGATCACCCGCAGCGCGGTCATCGCCCGGGCCAAGACCTGGGTCGACGCCAAGGTCCCGTACAGCATGAACAACTACCGCGACGGCTACCGCACCGACTGCTCCGGCCTCGTCTCCATGGCCTGGAACCTCGGCACCAGCGCCTGGACCGGCAACCTCGACACCTTCGCGGACCGCATATCGAAGAACGACCTGCGCAAGGGCGACATGCTGCTCTTCCACAACCCCTCCAACCCGGAGCGCGGTTCGCACGTCACCATCTTCGAGCAGTGGACCGACGCGTCCCACACCTCCTACATCGGCATCGAGCAGACCCCTCCGAACGCCGTGCGCCGCGTCATCCCCTACGCCTACTTCAACAACGCCAGCTCCTACATCCCCTACCGCTACAAGAACATCATCGAGGACGCCACTCCCACCAACGCGGGTGTGTACCGGTCGGATGAGGCGAAGTTCTATGTGGCGGACCGTAGTGGTGGTTTGTATGGGTGGTCTGGTTTCGGGGTTCCTGGTGACAAGCCGTTGACGGGTGACTGGAATGCGGATGGGCAGGACACGTTCGGTGTGTACCGTCCGGGGGATTCGACGTTCCATTTGAGCAATGACAATGGTACGACTGCGATTTCGGTGATGTACGGGAGTCCTGGGGATGTTCCGTTGGTGGGTGACTGGGACGGGAACGGGACGGACACGATCGGTGTGTATCACCCGGCGGACCAGACGTTCTATCTGAGCAATGACAACCGGGTTGCGGCTTATTCGGTGCGGATGGGTGTCGAGGGTGACACGCCGATGACGGGTGACTGGAACGGGGACGGCAAGGACACGGTCGGTGTGTACCGGGGTTCGGACCAGACGTTCTATCTGACGGATTCCCAGACGAGTGCGCCGGTGAATCACCAGGTCAAGTTCGGTAATCCGGGGGACACCCCGATCAAGGGTGACTGGAACGGCGACGGTACGGACAAGGTCGGCGTCTACCGGGATTCTGACTTCTTCGGTGCCGGCAAGGACTCCGACCAGGTCATCTACAGCGTCCGCTTCGGTGTCCCGGGTGACACCCCCCTCACCGGCCAGTGGTGACGCAACACCGAACCCGGCACTGACCCTTTCCACGAGCAACCCCGGCTGCGCGGGTCCCGCTGATTCCGGCGGGACCCGGGGCCCCGTGCTGCTCCACACAGGAGAACTCCATGTCACGAGCACGTGTTTCCCTGCCGCCCCTCGGCCGGGGCCTCGCCGTACTGGCCGCGACAGCAGCCGTCATCGGCCCGGCCGCCGTGTCGGCCCAGGCGGCGGCGCCCACCCCCGACTCCAAGGCGGTGACCTTCCAGGGCCACCGGTTCGAGGTTCCCGCCGGCTGGGACGTCGTCGACCTCGGTGCCGACCCGACCGCCTGCGTCCGGTTCGACCGCCACGCCGTCTACCTCGGCACCCCGGGCTCGCAGCAGGCCTGCCCGTCGCGACTGGTGGGACGGACCGAGGCGTTGCTGGTCGAGCCCGACACGTCCGGCGAAGCGGCGCCGGGCGGCACCACGGTGTCCGAGGCCGACCGCGAGATCGTCGGCGGGGCCCAGGGCATCCGCGTCACGGCGACCTACGCCGAGGACCAGGCGCTGGTCCGCAAGATCCTCACCAGTGCCGGGATACCGACCTCGGCCCCCAAGACCCGGGCCCGCGCCTCCGCGGCGCCGGCCGCGCAGCCGGAGGCGTCGGCATCCGCGACCGCCGCCACCTCGTCGGCCGCCCTGACGAACTACACCGGCAAGGGGTTCGACGCCTGCGCCGCCCCGGACTCCGCGACGATGGACGCGTGGAAGGCGCACTCGCCGTACGACGCGGTCGGCATCTACATAGGCGGCCGCAACCGGGCGTGCGCACAGAAGAACCTCACCGCCTCGTGGGTCCAGCAGCAGGCATCCGCCGGCTGGCGCTTCATGCCGATCTACGTCGGCGCCCAGGCGAGCCAGATCACCTCGCCCGCCGCCGAGGGGCGCAGCGCCGCCGACGACGCGGCGAACCAGGCCGCGTCCCTGGGCCTCGGGCCCGGAGCGCTGCTGTACTACGACATGGAGGCGTACAACAAGACCTACTCGGGCAACGTGCTCGCCTTCCTGTCCGCGTGGACCGAACAGCTCCACGCCCGGGGCTACAACTCGGCGGTCTACAGCAGCTCCTCGTCCGGAATCGCCGACCTGGCCGCCCACGCGAGCAGCCACACGATGCCCGACGTCGTCTTCAGCGCCAACTGGAACGGTGTCGCCGACACCAACGACCCGGCGCTGCCCGCCTGGGCCTGGGCCAACCACCAGCGCGTTCACCAGTACAGCGGAAACGTGACGGAGACCTGGGGCGGCAAGCAGATCCAGATCGACCGGGACTACATGGACGTCGCGCTGAACGGGACCCGTAAGCCGACGAACGCGGGTGTGTACCGGTCGGATGAGGCGAAGTTCTATGTGGCGGACCGTAGTGGTGGTTTGTACGGGTGGTCTGGTTTCGGGGTTCCTGGTGACAAGCCGTTGACGGGTGACTGGAATGCGGATGGGCAGGACACGTTCGGTGTGTACCGTCCGGGGGATTCGACGTTCCATTTGAGCAATGACAATGGTACGACTGCGATTTCGGTGATGTACGGGAGTCCTGGGGATGTTCCGTTGGTGGGTGACTGGGACGGGAACGGGACGGACACGATCGGTGTGTATCACCCGGCGGACCAGACGTTCTATCTGAGCAATGACAATCGGGTTGCGGCGTATTCGGTGCGGATGGGTGTCGAGGGTGACACGCCGATGACGGGTGACTGGAACGGGGACGGCAAGGACACGGTCGGTGTGTACCGGGGTTCGGACCAGACGTTCTATCTGACGGATTCCCAGACGAGTGCGCCGGTGAATCACCAGGTCAAGTTCGGTAATCCGGGGGACACCCCGATCAAGGGTGACTGGAACGGCGACGGTACGGACAAGGTCGGCGTCTACCGGGATTCTGACTTCTTCGGTGCCGGCAAGGATTCCGACCAGGTCATCTACAGCGTCCGCTTCGGTGTCCCGGGTGACACCCCCCTCACCGGCCAGTGGTGACGCAACACCGAACCCCGCTCCACCTTCGCGGGTCCCGCTGATTCCGGCGGGACCCGGGGCCCCGTGCGGCTCCACACACGAGAACTCCACGTCCCAGGGGGGATACACCATGACCACCATCCGCCGGAAGTCGGCACTCGCCACCGCCACCGTCCTGCTCGCCCTCGCCGCCCCGGTCGTCCTCGGCCCCGGACAGGCCTCCGCGGCCTCGGTGGGCACCTGGGACAAGGTCGCCCAGTGCGAGAGCGGAGGCAACTGGAGCATCAACACCCACAACGGCTACTACGGCGGCCTCCAGTTCTCCCCGTCCACCTGGCTCGCCTACGGCGGCGGCCAGTACGCGCCCTACGCCCACCAGGCCACCAAGCAGCAACAGATCCTGACCGCCGAGAAGGTCCTCGCTTCGCAGGGCCCGGGTGCCTGGCCGAGCTGCGGCCCCAAGGCCGGTCTCGGGGCGGACCACGAGAATCCCTACCCGGGGCCCGTGACCCCTCCGCAGCCGCCGGTCAAGGAGCTCGGCTGGTACCTGTCGGACAATGCGGGTTCGGGTGTGTCGACTCGTCCGGAGTTCGGGTTCGGGAACACGCCGATGGTTCCGCTGGCGGGTGACTTCGACGGGGACGGCAAGGACACGCAGGCGGCCTATGATCCGACGACCTCGACGTTCTACCTGGCGAATTCGGGGAGCACGGCGCAGGCCACGCTCGCGTTCGGCAACGCCGGTAACCGTCCGGTGCTGGGCCGCTGGGACGGGACCACTTCCCAGATCGGCGTCTACATGCCCGACACGGGCAAGTTCTACCTCCGTCACGACAACGGTACGGTCTCCTCGTTCGCCTTCGGCAACGGCGGTGACTGGCGGCCGATCGCCGGTGACTGGGACGGCAACGGAACGGTGACCGTCGGCCTTTACGATCCCGCCACCAGCACGTTCTACCTGCGCAACAGCAACACCGAGGGCCCTGCCGACCAGACCGTCACCTTCGGCAACTCCGACAGCATTCCGCTGGCGGGCGACTGGGACCACACCGGCCGCACCAACATCGGTGTCTACATGCCCGCCAACCGCACCTTCTACTTCCGTCACGACGACGGCACCGTCACCTCCGTCACCTACGGCGACGCCGGCGACACCCCCCTCACCGGCGACTGGGACGGCGACGGCCGCGCCACCCAGGGCGCCGTCCATCCGCGCTGAGGTCACGCAGCTCGCGCGTCTTCGAACACCGCGGACACCCATGTCCGCTCCCCGCCCGTACGCGGGGGCAATTCTCCGGTCCCACCCCTCCCGCTCGACCTGCCACGGCCAGAAGCCGTTCACCCAAGGAGCATTCATGTCCCGCAAGATCGGCAAGCTCACCCGTCTCGCCCTCGCGACCGCCATTACCGCCAGCACCGTCCTTGGCACCGCGGCCCTCGCGTCGAGCGCCCACGCGGTGGGCACGTCCTCGGTCGGCGGTGACATATCGCGCTCCGAGATCATCGCCCGGGCCCAGTCCTGGGTCGACGCACAGGTCCCGTACAGCCAGACGTCGTACAGGACGGACAGCAACGGCACCTACCGGCAGGACTGTTCGGGACTGGTGTCGATGGCCTGGCACATCAACACCGCCGGGACCAACAGCGGCTTCACCACGTGGACCCTGCCCGACTACGCGACCAGGCTGGGCAGTCTCGACGACCTGCGCCCCGGTGACGCGCTCGACAACATCAGCCAGCACGTCGTGCTGTTCACCGGCTGGGCCGACGCCGGGCACACCAGGGCGAACATCATCGAAGAGGCGAGGCCCGGGACCAACGCACGCACCAGCAGCTACTCGCGCTCCTACATCGTCTCGGGCGGCTACCAGCCGTACCGCTACGACCACACGGTCGAGGGCGGCTCCTCCACCCCGCCGGTACCCGCCCAGAAGGTCATGAGCTGGTACCTGTCGGACAACGCGGGTTCGGGTGTGTCGACTCGTCCGGAGTTCGGGTTCGGGAACACGCCGATGGTTCCGCTGGCGGGTGACTTCGACGGGGACGGCAAGGACACGCAGGCGGCCTATGATCCGACGACCTCGACGTTCTACCTGGCGAATTCGGGGAGCACGGCGCAGGCCACGCTCGCGTTCGGCAACGCCGGTAACCGTCCGGTGCTGGGCCGCTGGGACGGGACCACTTCCCAGATCGGCGTCTACATGCCCGACACGGGCAAGTTCTACCTCCGTCACGACAACGGTACGGTCTCCTCGTTCGCCTTCGGCAACGGCGGTGACTGGCGGCCGATCGCCGGTGACTGGGACGGCAACGGAACGGTGACCGTCGGCCTTTACGATCCCGCCACCAGCACGTTCTACCTGCGCAACAGCAACACCGAGGGCCCTGCCGACCAGACCGTCACCTTCGGCAACTCCGACAGCATTCCGCTGGCGGGCGACTGGGACCACACCGGCCGCACCAACATCGGTGTCTACATGCCCGCCAACCGCACCTTCTACTTCCGTCACGACGACGGCACCGTCACCTCCGTCACCTACGGCGACGCCGGCGACACCCCCCTCACCGGCGACTGGGACGGCGACGGCCGCGCCACCCAGGGCATCATCCACTCCTGATGAGCCGGGCGATCCGGCGGCCTCCGTACCGATCCCCCGGGTCGGACCGGCGTGCGACCGAGTAGCGGATCACGTCCGGCAGCCGGCGGTGGCCGTGGGCTCAGGGGGTACGCGCCGGGCCGACGATGCCGCGGGCGACCCCCAGGGCCACCAGGTCCTGGGGGCGCACGCGCAGTTGGTCCGCCGTGGCCGGCGCGGCCGACGGGGGCCGCTTGAGGATGGCCGCCGCCAGTTCCGGGGCGATCACCGAGAAGTAGCTGTCCGGGGTGACCCAGGTGTTCCCCGGCGCGGCCAGCGCGAGGGCTCCGCCCGAGCCGCCCTCGCCGATCAGCAGGGTGGTGACGGGGACGGTGGCCTCGGCCAGCGCCGCGAAGGTGTCGGCGATGGCCGGGCCCGCGCCCGCGTGTTCCGCGGCGGCGTCGTTGGCCGCGCCCGGGGTGTCCACCAGGGTGAGCACCGGGATGCCGAGCCGGTCCGCGAGGCGGATGACGCGGGCGGCCGTGCGGTATCCCGCCGGGCGGGTGGCGGTGCCGCACTGGGCGGCGTAGGCGACGGCGCGGCCCTCGCGCAGCCCGAATCCGCACAGCATCCCGGGGTCGGTGCCACCCGCCCGGTCCCCGGAGAGCGGCAGGCGGAGCTCGAAGTACGCGTCCAGGTACGCGGCGGCGTGCGGCCGCTCGGGGTGCCTGGCCTGCTGGACGGCGTCCCAGCCGGTCGGCGGCGGTGCCACGTCCGCCAGTGCGGCCGGCGGTTCGACCGGCTCCGCGGGGCGGGGCGCGGCCAGGACGCGGAGCCAGTCGGCGAGGGTGCCGGGCAGCTCGGCGGCGGGTACGACGGCGTCCACATGGCCGGCGGCGTACTGGCCCTCGGCGCAGTAGGCGGCCGGATCCGCGTCCGGCGGACGTACCCGGGAGCCGGCGAAGCCGACCTGGGCTGCGGGGAGCGCGAGGACGACATCGGCCCCGGCTCCGAGGGTGGCCCAGCCGCCGCCGGTGGTCGGGTCGCGCAGGACGGCCAGCTGGGGGAGCCCCGCGGCCCGGGTCAGGACGCACTGGCGGGCCACGCGCTGGAGCTGGGTGAGTGCGAGCATCCCCTCCTGCATCCGGGAGCCGCCGGTGGCGATGAGGGAGACCAGGGGGA is a window encoding:
- a CDS encoding regulator component, which encodes MPVPRGLRRRCEGILAEIELPDPFTVDSFRDALARHRGRPIVMEPLPDLGFASPCGAWIALPSLDVIFYEQKTSPAHQDLIKLHELGHVLCGHTHNVELAQLAQALSELTPDLVVRTLGAARINFASVEEQEAEMIAVLLADLAGADRVGTPSSRRLATSLAHPVRRMRRWRGN
- a CDS encoding MAB_1171c family putative transporter → MYSIYHFTLPALMWAMVLWRAPSALGGTRASRFLWGFLAAIAVALTTRPPEVDLLIRGLTGSPDLSVLVKHLAGLASNYCAVEYVIAVHGRGPRRAAAVWLRLAFVAAAALALTVLFVFFFEHDPGAPPTRVTDAHLGDPAVRLYESIVYVYLGIATALSAKLFWSNRRSVPAGLLRAGVVCLAGGGAMGFVYTMYRVVFLAHQESRPDVPGRGTPDAVSEILPVISLLLILVGVGLPPLRTLVRYVGDQYALWRLHPLWSDLLHAVPSVAFGPRMGRTRDLFVTGDRTLDVAHRAFEIRDACLVLRDRSAATGAQQPAEAPGDAHPGGGVPTARAEAEWLFSVLHGEPDACQAPAPPPAHSRTPAEEVAWLLKVASAYGQLPRGGAEAVRRAAGQEVR
- a CDS encoding NlpC/P60 family protein translates to MPSKSGVARATGTLVALSLATAVLASAPVNAAQVDAPSAAAVAAVAATADVERPQGKPEPLKTEGAGKSTFSGAAAAQSAAAPITRSAVIARAKTWVDAKVPYSMNNYRDGYRTDCSGLVSMAWNLGTSAWTGNLDTFADRISKNDLRKGDMLLFHNPSNPERGSHVTIFEQWTDASHTSYIGIEQTPPNAVRRVIPYAYFNNASSYIPYRYKNIIEDATPTNAGVYRSDEAKFYVADRSGGLYGWSGFGVPGDKPLTGDWNADGQDTFGVYRPGDSTFHLSNDNGTTAISVMYGSPGDVPLVGDWDGNGTDTIGVYHPADQTFYLSNDNRVAAYSVRMGVEGDTPMTGDWNGDGKDTVGVYRGSDQTFYLTDSQTSAPVNHQVKFGNPGDTPIKGDWNGDGTDKVGVYRDSDFFGAGKDSDQVIYSVRFGVPGDTPLTGQW
- a CDS encoding DUF1906 domain-containing protein, which gives rise to MSRARVSLPPLGRGLAVLAATAAVIGPAAVSAQAAAPTPDSKAVTFQGHRFEVPAGWDVVDLGADPTACVRFDRHAVYLGTPGSQQACPSRLVGRTEALLVEPDTSGEAAPGGTTVSEADREIVGGAQGIRVTATYAEDQALVRKILTSAGIPTSAPKTRARASAAPAAQPEASASATAATSSAALTNYTGKGFDACAAPDSATMDAWKAHSPYDAVGIYIGGRNRACAQKNLTASWVQQQASAGWRFMPIYVGAQASQITSPAAEGRSAADDAANQAASLGLGPGALLYYDMEAYNKTYSGNVLAFLSAWTEQLHARGYNSAVYSSSSSGIADLAAHASSHTMPDVVFSANWNGVADTNDPALPAWAWANHQRVHQYSGNVTETWGGKQIQIDRDYMDVALNGTRKPTNAGVYRSDEAKFYVADRSGGLYGWSGFGVPGDKPLTGDWNADGQDTFGVYRPGDSTFHLSNDNGTTAISVMYGSPGDVPLVGDWDGNGTDTIGVYHPADQTFYLSNDNRVAAYSVRMGVEGDTPMTGDWNGDGKDTVGVYRGSDQTFYLTDSQTSAPVNHQVKFGNPGDTPIKGDWNGDGTDKVGVYRDSDFFGAGKDSDQVIYSVRFGVPGDTPLTGQW
- a CDS encoding transglycosylase family protein — its product is MTTIRRKSALATATVLLALAAPVVLGPGQASAASVGTWDKVAQCESGGNWSINTHNGYYGGLQFSPSTWLAYGGGQYAPYAHQATKQQQILTAEKVLASQGPGAWPSCGPKAGLGADHENPYPGPVTPPQPPVKELGWYLSDNAGSGVSTRPEFGFGNTPMVPLAGDFDGDGKDTQAAYDPTTSTFYLANSGSTAQATLAFGNAGNRPVLGRWDGTTSQIGVYMPDTGKFYLRHDNGTVSSFAFGNGGDWRPIAGDWDGNGTVTVGLYDPATSTFYLRNSNTEGPADQTVTFGNSDSIPLAGDWDHTGRTNIGVYMPANRTFYFRHDDGTVTSVTYGDAGDTPLTGDWDGDGRATQGAVHPR
- a CDS encoding carboxyl transferase domain-containing protein; its protein translation is MTTRLSARAAIASVSDTGSFTELPAPGRESPADGPLGWTGYDDSRARAAERTGERESVVTGTARIGGREATVISFEFGFLGGSLGQRTGDRLEAAYAHARAHRLPLVSLIATGGSRMQEGMLALTQLQRVARQCVLTRAAGLPQLAVLRDPTTGGGWATLGAGADVVLALPAAQVGFAGSRVRPPDADPAAYCAEGQYAAGHVDAVVPAAELPGTLADWLRVLAAPRPAEPVEPPAALADVAPPPTGWDAVQQARHPERPHAAAYLDAYFELRLPLSGDRAGGTDPGMLCGFGLREGRAVAYAAQCGTATRPAGYRTAARVIRLADRLGIPVLTLVDTPGAANDAAAEHAGAGPAIADTFAALAEATVPVTTLLIGEGGSGGALALAAPGNTWVTPDSYFSVIAPELAAAILKRPPSAAPATADQLRVRPQDLVALGVARGIVGPARTP